In the Gorilla gorilla gorilla isolate KB3781 chromosome 10, NHGRI_mGorGor1-v2.1_pri, whole genome shotgun sequence genome, one interval contains:
- the KRT74 gene encoding keratin, type II cytoskeletal 74: MSRQLNIKSSGDKGNFSVHSAVVPRKAVGSLASYCAAGRGAGAGFGSRSLYSLGGNRRISFNVAGGGVRAGGYGFRPGSGYGGGRASGFAGSMFGSVALGPACLSVCPPGGIHQVTVNKSLLAPLNVELDPEIQKVRAQEREQIKVLNDKFASFIDKVRFLEQQNQVLETKWELLQQLDLNNCKKNLEPILEGYISNLRKQLETLSGDRVRLDSELRSMRDLVEDYKKRYEVEINRRTAAENEFVVLKKDADAAYAVKVELQAKVDSLDKDIKFLKCLYDAEIAQIQTHASETSVILSMDNNRDLDLDSIIAEVRMHYEEIALKSKAEAEALYQTKIQELQLAASRHGDDLKHTRSEMVELNRLIQRIRCEIGNVKKQRASLETAIADAEQRGDNALKDARAKLDELEGALHQAKEELARMLREYQELMSLKLALDMEIATYRKLLEGEECRMSGENPSSVSISVISSSSYSYHHPSSTGADLGASAVAGSSGSTQSGQTKTTEARGGDLKDSQGKSTPASIPARKATR, translated from the exons ATGAGTCGGCAACTGAACATCAAGTCCAGTGGTGACAAGGGCAACTTCAGTGTGCATTCGGCAGTGGTGCCAAGGAAGGCTGTGGGTAGCCTGGCTTCTTACTGTGCAGCTGGCAGAGGGGCTGGTGCTGGCTTTGGCAGTCGGAGCCTCTATAGCCTTGGAGGGAATCGGCGTATTTCTTTCAATGTGGCTGGTGGCGGCGTTCGGGCTGGAGGTTACGGCTTCAGGCCTGGCTCTGGGTATGGAGGGGGCCGGGCCAGTGGCTTTGCTGGCAGTATGTTTGGCAGTGTGGCCCTGGGGCCTGCATGTTTGTCTGTGTGCCCACCTGGGGGCATCCACCAGGTCACTGTCAACAAGAGCCTCTTGGCCCCCCTCAACGTGGAGCTGGACCCTGAGATCCAGAAGGTGCGCGCCCAGGAGCGGGAACAGATCAAGGTGCTGAATGACAAGTTCGCCTCCTTCATTGACAAG GTACGGTTCTTAGAGCAGCAGAACCAGGTTCTAGAAACCAAGTGGGAGCTGCTGCAGCAGCTGGACCTGAACAACTGCAAAAAGAACCTGGAGCCCATCCTTGAGGGCTACATCAGCAACCTGCGGAAGCAGCTGGAGACACTGTCTGGGGACAGGGTGAGGCTGGACTCGGAGCTGAGAAGCATGAGGGATCTGGTGGAGGACTATAAGAAGAG ATATGAGGTGGAGATTAACCGGCGCACAGCAGCAGAGAATGAGTTTGTGGTGCTTAAGAAG GATGCAGATGCAGCCTACGCAGTCAAGGTGGAGCTTCAGGCCAAAGTGGACTCACTGGACAAAGACATCAAGTTCCTCAAGTGTCTGTATGATGCA GAGATCGCTCAGATCCAGACTCACGCCAGTGAGACCTCTGTCATCCTGTCCATGGACAACAACCGGGACCTGGACCTTGACAGCATCATCGCTGAGGTCCGCATGCATTACGAGGAGATTGCCCTGAAGAGCAAGGCCGAGGCCGAGGCCCTGTACCAGACCAAG ATCCAGGAGCTGCAGCTGGCAGCCAGTCGGCATGGTGACGACCTGAAACACACCAGGAGCGAGATGGTGGAGCTGAACCGGCTCATCCAGAGGATCCGGTGTGAGATCGGGAATGTGAAGAAGCAG CGTGCCAGCCTGGAGACGGCCATCGCTGACGCTGAGCAGCGGGGAGACAATGCCCTGAAGGATGCCCGGGCCAAGCTGGATGAACTGGAGGGCGCCCTGCACCAGGCCAAGGAGGAGCTGGCGCGGATGCTGCGCGAGTACCAGGAGCTCATGAGCCTGAAACTGGCCCTGGACATGGAGATTGCCACCTACCGCAAGCTGCTGGAGGGTGAGGAGTGCAG GATGTCTGGTGAGAATCCATCCTCTGTGAGCATCT CTGTCATCAGCAGTAGCAGCTACAGCTACCACCACCCCAGCTCTACGGGTGCTGACCTCGGGGCCAGCGCTGTGGCAGGCAGCTCTGGCAGCACCCAGAGCGGGCAGACCAAGACCACAGAGGCGCGAGGGGGAGACCTCAAGGACTCCCAGGGCAAGAGCACCCCAGCCAGCATCCCAGCAAGGAAAGCCACACGCTAG